A stretch of the Gammaproteobacteria bacterium genome encodes the following:
- a CDS encoding DUF1854 domain-containing protein, which produces MQGLRLERHIDGQLWARTGDREVRVKVHRCFPWSEPGRFVSLRDAEEDEVALVRDLRKLDPGSRAALEDALAAAGFVLEVTRIHAVDDEVEIRYWRVETRQGPRSFQTRRDDWPRQLSDSSFLIRDVSGDLYHVRDTRALDRESREWLWAYVE; this is translated from the coding sequence ATGCAAGGCCTGCGGTTGGAGCGACACATCGACGGACAGCTATGGGCGCGGACCGGAGACCGCGAGGTCCGCGTGAAGGTGCACCGGTGCTTTCCCTGGTCGGAGCCGGGGCGGTTCGTCTCGCTGCGGGATGCCGAGGAGGACGAGGTTGCCCTGGTGCGCGACCTCCGCAAGCTCGACCCGGGATCGCGCGCGGCCCTCGAAGACGCGCTCGCGGCGGCCGGCTTCGTGCTGGAGGTGACGCGCATTCACGCGGTGGACGACGAAGTGGAGATCCGGTACTGGCGGGTCGAGACGCGCCAGGGTCCGCGCTCCTTTCAGACCAGGCGCGACGACTGGCCCCGTCAGCTGTCAGATTCGAGCTTCCTGATCCGGGACGTCTCGGGCGACCTCTACCACGTGCGCGACACCCGCGCGCTGGATCGCGAGAGCCGGGAGTGGCTGTGGGCGTACGTGGAGTAG
- a CDS encoding site-specific DNA-methyltransferase, producing the protein MNRIVFGDNLEVLRGLPDGLADLIYVDPPFNTGRVQRHTRLRTTRSPNGDRTGFKGERYSTESLGTRRFRDSFDDYLAFLEPRLVEAYRVLAPHGSLYFHIDYREVHRCRFLLDELFGPDNLLNEIIWAYDFGARPKTRWPAKHDNILFYVKDLSDYVFNVDAIERIPYMAPGLVGPEKAARGKLPTDTWWHTIVPTSGAERTGYPTQKPLGILRRIVTASSRPGDLVLDFFAGSGTTGMAAHELGRRFILVDNNPEAMEVMAKRFAEVPGIRWEGVDPRIPGPRPGSRTGRVS; encoded by the coding sequence TTGAACCGGATCGTCTTCGGAGACAACCTCGAGGTGCTCCGCGGCCTGCCGGACGGGCTGGCCGACCTCATCTACGTCGATCCGCCCTTCAATACCGGCAGGGTCCAGCGGCACACGCGCCTCAGGACGACACGATCCCCGAACGGAGATCGCACGGGCTTCAAGGGCGAACGCTACAGCACCGAGTCCCTTGGCACGAGGCGGTTCCGCGACAGCTTCGACGACTACCTCGCCTTTCTCGAGCCGAGACTGGTCGAGGCGTACCGCGTCCTGGCCCCGCACGGGTCACTGTATTTCCACATCGACTACCGGGAAGTGCACCGCTGCCGCTTCCTGCTGGACGAGCTGTTCGGGCCGGACAATCTCCTGAACGAGATCATCTGGGCGTATGACTTTGGCGCGCGGCCGAAAACGCGCTGGCCGGCGAAGCACGACAACATCCTGTTCTACGTCAAGGACCTTTCGGACTACGTCTTCAACGTGGACGCGATCGAGAGAATCCCGTACATGGCTCCGGGGCTGGTGGGACCCGAGAAGGCCGCGCGCGGAAAGCTGCCCACCGACACCTGGTGGCACACCATCGTGCCCACCAGCGGCGCCGAGCGGACCGGGTATCCCACCCAGAAGCCGCTGGGCATCCTCAGGCGCATCGTCACGGCCTCATCCCGCCCGGGGGACCTGGTGCTCGACTTCTTCGCGGGGAGCGGGACCACGGGGATGGCGGCGCACGAACTGGGACGCAGGTTCATCCTCGTGGACAACAACCCGGAGGCAATGGAGGTGATGGCGAAGAGGTTTGCGGAGGTGCCGGGGATTCGGTGGGAGGGCGTCGACCCGCGCATTCCCGGACCGAGGCCAGGCTCGCGGACCGGCAGGGTCTCATGA
- a CDS encoding M66 family metalloprotease, with protein sequence MTRRRSRVWVLGFCTALLAVCSDDPAPTAPTSTPPPSPPEQTDTADRAALIAFYNATGGPQWHEQRNWNTTESISNWHGVLTNPAGFVTELSLPGNNLSGTLPPVLGDLAHLRWLVLDENELTGPVPPELADLAHLEWLVLNDNELTGPVPPELGDLAQLEWLILSDNELTGPVPADLGKLSRLTILDLTDNSFDGTIPAGLGALSRLDSLELGNNELSGPIPAELGDLDSLRRLRLSYNQLSGAMPPELGKLTRLTYLSVARNQLSGPIPAELASLGAIEFLSVSRNRLTGPIPRELGGLAGLEWLHLYDNEFTGQVPVSLGDLSELVLLWIHENRLSGPLPEALGNLTALRWLRVDENHDVTGLLPRSLLDLEFLWELSYGATDLCAQVDDKFQEWLRKIPEGNRTDCDAAQVDRLALISLHDVTGGPSWANRAAWGTDAPLQEWHGVATEDERVVGVALPANGLSGPLPSEIVNLTELRVVDLTENDLSGALPSPIATLQGLTELRLGRNSGLQGALPFALRQLERVRVLLHDGTGLCASPSPGFQAWYTAIEETAGATCDNPDQVTVSLPMVYLTQSVQTPSRSVRLVANRDALLRAFITAREPRGFFEPEVVAVFTASDGSEVHRAAMTRDGNQIPAEAKEGDLELSYNAVIPAEVIVPGVEMVVEVDPDGTLPITAESETRFPDEGSESLSVVEVPPIQLTLVPVMEIAEPDTSVLDWVRAITAESPELGLLRQAFPFSDFTVHRRAPHYTSLDLTTSSGQVRLLSELDALRALRGSTEYYYGVAASVNGFVRGRGQLPGWVGMGEASPFTLAHEVGHNLSLEHAPCGGPSGVDPAFPYPDGSIGVWGYDFRNGSTVPPDRGKDVMTYCQTLPWLSDYHFEKVIDHRAELAGDAASVAAAASIRNSGMLVLWGGLVDDELWIDPVFSMHAAARLPKAPGPYRIRGTDSDGQALFSLDFTPTEDGHGGRHFFFTVPIEPGWENSLDRITLTGPEGGAYLDQTDERRITVVTEHGTGRIRAILRDWDGALPDVLRNASDLEVSMTRGPKEAVRLRR encoded by the coding sequence ATGACACGACGGAGATCACGCGTCTGGGTGCTGGGCTTCTGCACCGCCCTGCTGGCCGTTTGCTCGGACGACCCGGCGCCGACCGCTCCGACCTCTACTCCTCCGCCTTCTCCGCCCGAGCAGACCGATACGGCCGACCGGGCCGCGCTCATCGCCTTCTACAACGCGACGGGCGGACCGCAGTGGCATGAGCAGAGGAACTGGAACACCACCGAGAGCATCAGCAACTGGCACGGGGTATTGACCAATCCGGCCGGCTTCGTCACCGAGCTGTCGCTCCCGGGCAACAACCTGTCGGGAACGCTCCCGCCCGTCCTCGGAGACCTCGCGCACCTGAGATGGCTGGTGCTGGACGAAAACGAGTTGACGGGTCCGGTGCCGCCTGAACTCGCAGATCTGGCGCATCTGGAGTGGCTGGTCCTTAACGACAACGAGCTGACGGGTCCGGTCCCTCCTGAACTGGGGGATCTGGCCCAACTGGAATGGCTGATCCTGAGCGACAACGAGCTGACGGGTCCGGTCCCCGCCGATTTGGGAAAGCTGAGCCGGTTGACCATTCTCGATCTGACCGACAACAGCTTCGACGGGACGATTCCGGCGGGACTCGGTGCACTGTCGCGCCTCGACTCCTTGGAGCTTGGCAACAACGAGCTGTCCGGCCCGATTCCGGCCGAGTTGGGCGACCTGGATTCTCTGCGGAGGCTGCGCCTGTCGTACAATCAACTCTCGGGTGCCATGCCGCCGGAACTTGGCAAGCTGACGAGGCTCACGTACCTGAGCGTCGCCCGCAACCAACTGTCCGGCCCGATTCCGGCGGAACTGGCGAGTCTTGGTGCGATTGAATTTCTGTCGGTTTCGCGTAACAGACTTACAGGCCCGATCCCGCGCGAATTGGGAGGTCTGGCCGGGCTGGAATGGCTGCATCTCTACGACAACGAGTTCACCGGTCAAGTCCCGGTCTCGCTGGGAGACCTGTCGGAACTGGTGTTGCTCTGGATTCACGAAAACCGGCTTTCCGGTCCCCTTCCCGAGGCATTGGGCAACCTCACAGCGCTGCGTTGGCTGCGCGTTGATGAGAACCACGATGTGACCGGCTTATTGCCACGGAGCCTGCTCGACCTGGAGTTCCTGTGGGAGTTGTCGTACGGAGCGACCGACCTGTGCGCTCAGGTCGACGACAAGTTCCAGGAGTGGCTGCGCAAGATTCCGGAGGGAAACAGGACAGATTGCGATGCCGCGCAGGTCGATCGACTCGCGCTCATCAGCCTGCACGATGTGACCGGCGGCCCGTCTTGGGCGAACCGGGCGGCGTGGGGGACGGACGCTCCCCTGCAAGAATGGCACGGCGTGGCCACCGAGGACGAACGTGTCGTGGGGGTGGCGCTGCCCGCCAACGGATTGTCCGGTCCGCTGCCTTCAGAGATCGTCAACCTTACTGAACTCAGGGTGGTCGACCTGACTGAAAACGACCTGTCCGGCGCGCTTCCGAGCCCCATCGCCACGTTGCAGGGACTGACCGAGCTCCGCCTGGGCCGGAATTCGGGGCTGCAGGGCGCGCTGCCGTTCGCCCTCCGGCAGCTGGAGCGCGTGCGCGTGCTGCTCCACGATGGCACCGGCCTGTGCGCGTCTCCTTCACCAGGCTTTCAGGCATGGTACACCGCAATTGAGGAGACGGCAGGCGCCACCTGCGACAACCCGGATCAGGTCACGGTGTCCCTGCCGATGGTCTATCTCACCCAATCGGTCCAAACGCCCTCTCGGAGCGTGCGTCTGGTCGCCAACCGGGACGCGCTGTTGAGGGCATTCATCACGGCCAGGGAACCGAGAGGTTTTTTCGAGCCCGAGGTCGTGGCGGTATTCACGGCCTCGGACGGGAGCGAGGTTCATCGCGCGGCCATGACGCGCGATGGCAACCAGATCCCCGCAGAGGCGAAAGAGGGCGATCTTGAGCTGTCCTACAACGCCGTGATTCCCGCCGAGGTCATCGTCCCGGGCGTCGAGATGGTCGTCGAGGTCGATCCTGACGGAACTCTGCCCATCACCGCCGAAAGCGAAACCCGTTTCCCGGACGAGGGCTCCGAGTCGCTGAGCGTGGTGGAAGTGCCTCCGATACAGCTCACTCTGGTTCCGGTCATGGAGATCGCGGAGCCCGACACGTCGGTTCTGGATTGGGTGCGCGCCATCACCGCCGAGAGCCCCGAACTGGGCTTGCTGAGGCAAGCGTTCCCATTCTCCGACTTCACCGTCCATCGGCGCGCACCCCATTACACGTCTCTGGACCTCACCACTTCATCCGGGCAAGTCAGGCTCCTGAGCGAGCTCGACGCGCTACGAGCATTGAGAGGCAGCACGGAGTACTACTATGGGGTCGCGGCAAGCGTGAACGGTTTCGTCCGGGGTCGCGGTCAGCTACCGGGGTGGGTAGGCATGGGCGAGGCCAGCCCCTTTACCCTGGCACACGAAGTCGGACACAATCTCTCGCTCGAGCACGCACCATGCGGCGGTCCCAGCGGCGTCGATCCGGCGTTCCCCTACCCGGACGGAAGCATCGGCGTTTGGGGATACGACTTCCGCAATGGATCAACGGTGCCTCCCGACCGCGGCAAGGACGTCATGACCTACTGCCAGACGTTGCCATGGCTCAGCGACTACCATTTCGAGAAGGTGATCGACCATCGCGCAGAGTTGGCGGGGGATGCCGCCAGCGTCGCGGCGGCAGCATCGATCCGGAATTCGGGCATGCTGGTGCTGTGGGGTGGGCTCGTCGATGACGAGTTGTGGATCGATCCGGTGTTCTCGATGCATGCAGCAGCAAGGCTTCCCAAGGCGCCGGGTCCGTACCGCATTCGCGGAACCGACTCGGACGGTCAGGCACTGTTCTCACTGGACTTCACGCCCACCGAGGACGGCCACGGCGGCAGGCACTTCTTCTTCACGGTGCCGATCGAGCCCGGTTGGGAGAACTCGCTCGACCGCATCACGCTGACGGGGCCGGAAGGCGGGGCGTACCTGGACCAGACCGACGAGCGCCGTATTACCGTGGTCACCGAGCACGGGACGGGTCGCATTCGAGCAATCCTGCGGGACTGGGACGGGGCGCTGCCGGACGTGCTCAGGAACGCATCCGACCTGGAAGTGAGCATGACCCGCGGACCCAAGGAGGCGGTGCGGCTGCGGAGGTGA
- a CDS encoding acyltransferase family protein, with product MTGARPQVSLPRYHSLDRLRASMMMLGLVRHTAVSYVPTVFFEWPYRDAQADMLAYWVVVFIRVFHLPVFFAIAGFFAAYLVETRGTREFLRQRWSRIGVPFLVAWPVVAVTMFVIVPFAAQFSSTPPNAAYSLSELTSARALEHLFMHLWFLYDLMILYVAASALRPVAARIPAGVRARAMDFFERRVHRGGIAVLVLVTGLILYRMESWAIDYYAGPFPPPRLLALYGLFFGFGWMLLRRRETLEGFRRPAWVFLAAGTLCFFVYRHSLEIGCTLVSERTCTGSGGGSDVEHHLRAVVFLALSMWLMAYGLIGLFLRYMDRPSPRWRYMADASYWIYIVHVPFVMLLPLLLASVPLPGIVKLALVSVAATALILVTYHYFVRPTFIGKQLNGRRYPRGVT from the coding sequence GTGACTGGCGCGCGGCCACAGGTCAGCCTTCCCCGATATCACTCCCTCGACCGGCTGCGTGCATCCATGATGATGCTCGGGCTGGTCCGCCACACCGCAGTGAGCTACGTGCCCACGGTCTTCTTCGAATGGCCGTACCGGGATGCGCAGGCCGATATGCTCGCCTACTGGGTGGTCGTCTTCATCCGCGTGTTCCACCTGCCCGTTTTCTTCGCGATTGCGGGCTTCTTCGCCGCGTACCTGGTCGAGACGCGCGGAACCCGGGAGTTCCTGCGGCAGCGCTGGAGCCGGATCGGGGTGCCGTTCCTGGTGGCATGGCCCGTCGTGGCGGTCACGATGTTCGTCATCGTGCCGTTCGCGGCCCAGTTCAGTTCAACCCCGCCGAACGCCGCCTACAGCCTCTCGGAGCTGACCTCGGCCAGGGCGTTGGAACATCTGTTCATGCACCTGTGGTTCCTCTACGACCTGATGATCCTGTACGTGGCCGCGAGCGCGCTGCGTCCCGTCGCAGCCCGGATTCCCGCCGGTGTGCGTGCCCGGGCGATGGACTTCTTCGAGCGCCGGGTGCACCGGGGAGGCATCGCGGTGCTGGTTCTGGTCACGGGCCTCATCCTGTACCGGATGGAGTCGTGGGCCATCGACTACTACGCCGGCCCGTTCCCACCCCCGCGCCTGCTGGCCCTGTACGGCCTGTTCTTCGGATTCGGGTGGATGCTGCTGCGCCGGCGCGAGACCCTGGAGGGCTTCAGGCGTCCCGCGTGGGTTTTCCTGGCTGCCGGAACGCTGTGCTTCTTCGTCTACCGGCATTCCCTCGAAATCGGCTGCACCCTCGTGTCTGAAAGGACGTGCACGGGGTCGGGCGGCGGGTCGGACGTCGAGCATCATCTGCGGGCGGTCGTCTTTCTCGCGCTTTCCATGTGGCTCATGGCGTATGGACTGATCGGACTCTTCCTGCGCTACATGGACCGGCCGAGCCCGCGCTGGCGGTACATGGCGGACGCCTCGTACTGGATCTACATCGTCCACGTGCCGTTCGTCATGCTGCTGCCGCTTCTCCTGGCGAGCGTGCCCCTTCCGGGGATCGTGAAGCTCGCGCTGGTCTCGGTCGCGGCAACCGCCCTGATCCTCGTGACCTACCACTACTTCGTACGGCCGACGTTCATCGGGAAGCAGTTGAACGGGCGCCGCTATCCGCGAGGGGTGACATGA
- a CDS encoding ABC transporter ATP-binding protein — translation MRQSEEMKRRGGGMDREIVTRYTNQPARMPAGARDAIEAAWSGAPVQLYALADLDPGLRLAETWVALGPEHLAVARRGTAGHDTPDESAPGEWEIHSVPRSAIKAVSESPGLSGTVLSFLAEPDEPPLATVRYTHRQRRAMENLRFVVEERLRGRRIESAAPDETYAESVAGPIREAQAIVAGSRVAVIWRLLGYLRPYRKEVTAGLAAAGLITLVSLIPPYLAGYLLDDVIQPVQDGTLDVSRGALAAWVAVGAMALVYVVRQVGALVRLRMLSVLGEWVARDLRTELYEHLQRLSMSFYMRKKTGSIITRVSSDTDRLWEFLAFGVVDVSLSLVMLTGLGIVLLTLDWKLGLVMTAPVPVFCWAIYLHGERIQRLFMRAWRKWSGVTDILSDTIPGMRVVKTFNQEARETRRFDRRNASVTEEYNRIHRMWTTFWPGLMLAVHGTTVAVWAFALPRLLEGPGADPGLSAGTFVSFLLYTTMFIGPVEIIGQMARTMNRATSSAHRVFEVLDTEPEIVEQPRPVRLEPLAGRVSFDSVTFGYDGVRQVLRGVSFDVELGEMIGLVGPSGGGKTTVVNLIARFHDTTGGSIRIDGVDIRSLEIGHYRRQMGMVLQDPYLFHGTVVENIRYGHPEADLERVIEAGMAANAHDFICRLPHGYDTVVGERGQTLSGGERQRVSIARAILHDPRILILDEATSAVDTETERKIQEALDRLVAGRTVFAIAHRLSTLHRASRLFVMKDGRLAEAGTHEELLAHPDGIYRRLHEMQLELQRPRRRED, via the coding sequence ATGCGACAGAGCGAGGAGATGAAGAGGCGCGGCGGGGGAATGGACCGCGAAATCGTCACCCGGTACACCAACCAGCCAGCGAGAATGCCCGCCGGGGCGAGGGACGCCATCGAGGCGGCGTGGAGCGGTGCACCGGTGCAGCTCTACGCCCTGGCCGACCTGGACCCCGGGCTCCGCTTGGCGGAGACCTGGGTCGCCCTGGGACCGGAGCACCTGGCGGTAGCGCGGCGGGGGACCGCAGGTCACGACACTCCCGACGAGAGTGCGCCTGGAGAATGGGAGATACACAGCGTTCCACGCTCCGCGATCAAGGCGGTCAGCGAATCACCGGGCCTCTCCGGCACCGTGTTGTCCTTTCTGGCCGAGCCGGACGAGCCGCCGCTCGCCACGGTGCGCTACACGCACAGGCAGCGGCGCGCGATGGAGAATCTGCGCTTCGTCGTCGAGGAGCGGTTGCGCGGCAGACGCATCGAGTCGGCGGCCCCGGACGAAACCTACGCCGAGAGCGTGGCGGGACCGATCCGCGAAGCCCAGGCCATCGTCGCGGGCTCTCGCGTAGCCGTGATCTGGAGGTTGCTCGGCTACCTGCGGCCGTACCGAAAGGAGGTAACCGCCGGGCTGGCGGCGGCGGGATTGATCACCCTGGTGAGCCTGATCCCGCCCTACCTCGCCGGATACCTGTTGGACGATGTCATCCAGCCGGTGCAGGACGGCACGCTGGATGTCTCCCGGGGCGCGCTGGCGGCATGGGTCGCGGTGGGAGCGATGGCGCTGGTCTACGTCGTGCGCCAGGTGGGCGCCCTCGTGCGGCTGCGCATGCTCTCTGTGCTGGGCGAGTGGGTCGCGCGTGACCTGCGCACCGAGTTGTACGAGCATCTCCAGCGGCTCTCCATGTCCTTCTACATGCGCAAGAAGACCGGAAGCATCATTACGCGCGTGAGTTCGGACACCGACCGGCTATGGGAATTCCTGGCCTTCGGAGTGGTCGACGTGTCGCTGTCGCTGGTGATGCTGACGGGACTCGGCATCGTGCTGCTGACCCTGGACTGGAAGCTCGGGCTGGTGATGACGGCGCCGGTTCCGGTTTTCTGCTGGGCCATCTACCTGCACGGCGAACGCATCCAGCGCCTGTTCATGCGCGCGTGGCGCAAGTGGTCCGGCGTGACCGACATCCTCTCGGACACGATCCCCGGCATGCGCGTGGTGAAGACCTTCAACCAGGAGGCGCGCGAGACGCGGCGCTTCGACCGGCGCAATGCGAGCGTTACGGAGGAGTACAACCGTATCCACCGAATGTGGACGACCTTCTGGCCGGGGCTGATGCTTGCGGTGCACGGGACCACGGTGGCCGTGTGGGCCTTCGCTCTGCCGCGGCTGCTCGAGGGGCCAGGCGCGGACCCCGGCCTGTCGGCTGGGACCTTCGTCTCGTTCCTGCTCTACACCACCATGTTCATCGGGCCGGTGGAGATCATCGGCCAGATGGCGCGCACCATGAACCGCGCGACAAGCTCGGCGCACCGCGTCTTCGAGGTGCTCGACACCGAACCGGAGATCGTTGAGCAGCCGCGGCCGGTGCGCCTGGAACCGCTCGCGGGCCGCGTGTCCTTCGATTCGGTGACGTTCGGGTACGACGGCGTACGGCAGGTCCTGCGCGGGGTGAGCTTCGACGTCGAGCTCGGCGAGATGATCGGGTTGGTGGGGCCGTCCGGAGGCGGGAAGACGACGGTCGTCAACCTGATCGCGCGCTTCCACGACACCACGGGCGGGAGCATCCGCATCGACGGCGTCGACATCAGGTCACTCGAGATCGGGCACTACCGCCGCCAGATGGGCATGGTGCTCCAGGACCCGTACCTGTTCCACGGCACCGTCGTCGAGAACATCCGCTACGGACATCCGGAGGCGGATCTGGAGCGGGTGATCGAAGCGGGAATGGCCGCCAACGCGCACGACTTCATCTGCCGCTTGCCGCACGGCTACGACACCGTGGTGGGAGAACGCGGACAGACGCTTTCCGGCGGAGAGAGGCAGCGGGTGTCGATCGCGCGGGCGATCCTGCACGACCCGCGCATCCTCATTCTGGACGAGGCCACCAGTGCCGTGGACACGGAGACGGAGCGGAAGATTCAGGAGGCGCTGGACCGGCTGGTGGCCGGGCGCACCGTGTTCGCGATCGCGCACCGGCTGTCCACCCTGCACCGGGCATCGCGCCTCTTCGTGATGAAGGACGGCAGGCTGGCGGAAGCCGGCACGCACGAGGAGCTGCTGGCGCACCCGGACGGCATCTATCGCCGTCTGCACGAGATGCAGTTGGAACTGCAGCGTCCACGACGACGGGAGGATTGA
- a CDS encoding cytochrome P450, which yields MLRFAEEILVLVLDEERGDLAPNLPARSLDLALAGAVLMDLALEDRIDTDLERLMLVDPTPFGDDILDPALAEIAKDGQSRDTAYWLDRIAGRGDRIRRAALARLIERGILRSEAHGLLSLVPSVSRSRRYPTVDGQSVEEARLRIMRVLFTDDVPDPRDIAMIALANACGVFRTILTSEERAQVRDRIDLLKNLDLIGRTMSLAIEGLEAPDDAPPKPRRPKEIPVVPGLPLLGNGLAMRRGLVAFLARQYRELGPIFRIRAPGRRFVCIAGPKAANFLTSHGKTVFRSLEPMANFHNQMGSSRSILTMDGIDHVTTRKAQARGYAVRILKDRSQEVVDITRDEIGKWPVGEPFEALPAFQNVIGEQMGHMMADYSPQGYTHDLSTLLGGLLLSAATIPHVMRLPRFRRARERGRELARAVLAHKRREGPRRTTPDFLDLMLELRAADPQLLPETNLPLTVLAPYMVGLDTTASTCSFMIYNVLKRPQLMERMTAEADALFEQGPVSGEALKGLDVSRRVAMETLRLHPVSPAVLRTTANSFEFAGHRVAAGTQVMVGTAVGHTLEEYFPDPERFDIDRYTPARGEHRQRGAYAPFGAGNHRCLGSGLVPVQLVLIMATILRELVLEPLAPDFALRVRSFPTMQPVGFKIRVLGRRTHDVAITA from the coding sequence ATGCTGAGGTTCGCGGAGGAAATCCTCGTTCTCGTCCTTGACGAGGAGCGGGGGGATCTGGCCCCCAACCTGCCCGCGCGCTCCCTCGACCTGGCGCTCGCGGGCGCAGTGCTGATGGATCTCGCGCTCGAGGACCGCATCGACACGGATCTCGAGCGCCTGATGCTCGTGGACCCCACGCCTTTCGGCGACGATATCCTCGATCCGGCGCTCGCCGAGATCGCAAAGGACGGTCAATCGCGCGACACGGCCTATTGGCTCGATCGGATCGCCGGGCGCGGGGACCGGATCCGCCGCGCCGCGCTGGCCCGCCTGATCGAGCGCGGCATCCTGAGATCCGAGGCGCACGGGCTCCTGTCCCTCGTCCCGTCGGTATCGCGGTCGCGGCGCTATCCCACTGTTGACGGGCAGTCGGTCGAAGAAGCAAGACTGCGGATCATGCGCGTGCTGTTCACCGACGACGTCCCGGATCCGCGGGACATCGCCATGATCGCGCTGGCCAACGCCTGCGGCGTATTTCGCACCATTCTGACATCGGAGGAGCGGGCGCAGGTCCGGGATCGCATCGATCTGCTGAAGAATCTGGACCTGATCGGCCGGACGATGAGCCTTGCGATCGAAGGGCTCGAGGCGCCGGACGATGCGCCTCCGAAGCCCCGGCGCCCGAAGGAGATCCCGGTGGTGCCGGGCCTTCCGCTGCTGGGCAACGGCTTGGCCATGCGGAGGGGACTCGTGGCCTTCCTCGCCCGCCAGTACCGTGAGCTGGGCCCGATCTTCAGAATACGCGCTCCGGGCCGCCGGTTCGTGTGCATCGCGGGGCCGAAAGCGGCCAATTTCCTGACCTCGCACGGGAAGACCGTGTTCCGGTCGCTCGAGCCTATGGCGAACTTCCACAACCAGATGGGTTCGTCGCGCTCGATCCTGACCATGGACGGGATCGATCACGTCACCACGCGGAAGGCCCAGGCCAGGGGATACGCGGTCCGGATCCTTAAGGACCGGTCGCAGGAAGTCGTCGACATCACCCGCGACGAGATCGGCAAGTGGCCGGTGGGGGAGCCGTTCGAGGCGTTACCGGCGTTCCAGAACGTGATCGGCGAGCAAATGGGCCACATGATGGCGGACTATTCGCCGCAGGGCTACACGCACGACCTGTCCACGCTCCTGGGCGGGCTGCTGCTGAGCGCCGCGACGATTCCACACGTCATGAGACTCCCCCGATTCCGTCGTGCCCGCGAGCGAGGCCGCGAGCTGGCCCGGGCGGTGCTCGCACACAAGCGCAGGGAGGGTCCGCGCAGAACGACGCCGGATTTCCTCGACCTGATGCTCGAGCTGCGCGCCGCGGATCCCCAGCTGCTTCCGGAGACCAACCTGCCCCTGACGGTGCTCGCGCCCTACATGGTCGGGCTGGACACCACGGCGAGCACCTGTTCGTTCATGATCTACAACGTGCTGAAGCGGCCGCAGCTCATGGAGCGCATGACCGCCGAGGCGGACGCCCTGTTCGAGCAGGGCCCCGTGAGCGGTGAGGCCCTGAAGGGGCTCGATGTCTCGCGCCGGGTGGCGATGGAGACCCTGCGGCTGCATCCGGTCTCGCCCGCCGTGCTTCGCACCACCGCCAACTCATTCGAGTTCGCCGGGCACAGGGTAGCCGCGGGCACCCAGGTCATGGTCGGCACGGCGGTCGGGCACACGCTGGAAGAGTATTTCCCCGACCCGGAACGCTTCGACATCGACCGCTATACGCCGGCTCGCGGCGAACACCGGCAGCGCGGCGCCTACGCCCCCTTCGGGGCCGGCAACCACCGGTGTCTCGGCAGTGGTCTCGTCCCGGTTCAACTCGTTCTCATCATGGCCACGATACTGAGGGAGCTCGTACTGGAGCCGCTCGCGCCCGACTTTGCACTGCGCGTGAGGTCGTTCCCGACCATGCAGCCGGTGGGCTTCAAGATCCGCGTCCTCGGGCGGCGGACACACGACGTCGCGATTACGGCGTAG
- a CDS encoding radical SAM protein has translation MNASGRESLRVTEIFHSIQGESSWAGMPCTFVRLTGCPLRCVWCDTAYAFSGGERMSFDAILAAVDAHGCDLVELTGGEPLAQAGAYTLVDRLLEAGFTVLVETSGAIDVGPLDPRAHKIMDLKCPGSGEVARNLWSNLDHLTARDEVKFVVGDRADYEWARDVISERGLADRVRDGSLNALLVSSVWEETDLEALAGWILEDGLPVRFQTQLHKHIWGPDAKGV, from the coding sequence ATGAACGCCTCCGGACGAGAGTCGCTCCGCGTGACCGAGATCTTCCACTCGATCCAGGGGGAATCGAGCTGGGCCGGGATGCCCTGCACCTTCGTGCGCCTGACCGGCTGCCCGCTGCGCTGCGTCTGGTGCGACACGGCCTATGCGTTCAGCGGGGGGGAGCGCATGTCGTTCGACGCAATCCTCGCTGCGGTGGACGCGCACGGGTGCGACCTGGTCGAACTCACGGGCGGCGAGCCGCTCGCCCAGGCGGGCGCCTACACCCTGGTGGACCGCCTGCTGGAAGCGGGGTTCACCGTGCTGGTGGAGACGTCCGGAGCCATCGACGTCGGGCCGCTCGATCCGCGCGCGCACAAGATCATGGACCTCAAGTGCCCGGGATCGGGCGAGGTTGCGCGCAACCTGTGGTCGAACCTCGACCACCTGACCGCGCGGGACGAAGTGAAGTTCGTGGTCGGGGATCGCGCCGACTATGAGTGGGCTCGGGACGTCATCTCCGAGCGGGGCCTTGCGGACCGCGTCCGGGACGGATCGCTCAACGCGCTGCTGGTGTCATCAGTGTGGGAAGAAACCGATCTCGAGGCACTCGCCGGCTGGATTCTGGAGGATGGATTGCCGGTGCGCTTCCAGACTCAACTGCACAAGCACATCTGGGGGCCGGACGCGAAGGGGGTTTGA